Proteins encoded within one genomic window of Prosthecobacter fusiformis:
- a CDS encoding M23 family metallopeptidase: MVFLAVLLFCGQGMAAGFVRCQLADGFDFPVGKPNSDGYYKSRGYWPNGHLGEDWNGKAGGDSDLGDPIYATARGVVVISENIGVGWGNCIIVRHAYRDETGKIAMVDSLYAHLHQRMVKVGQTVEKGQLVGTMGGNNGMYLVHLHFEMRKNLRIGMNRSQFARDNSNYYSPTDFINKHRVLPTSFQKYPIPLGIFAPYGRSLADARSDGGETAVKVPTLPSTQRNLPDTGPSADDEDFWSKLRTRLKQGKMTEGVDPPP, from the coding sequence ATGGTGTTCCTGGCCGTGCTGCTCTTTTGCGGTCAGGGGATGGCCGCAGGATTTGTCCGCTGCCAATTGGCGGACGGATTTGATTTTCCGGTGGGGAAACCCAATTCGGACGGTTACTACAAATCACGGGGCTACTGGCCCAACGGTCACTTGGGGGAAGACTGGAATGGCAAGGCTGGCGGAGACAGCGACCTGGGAGACCCCATCTATGCCACAGCACGTGGCGTCGTCGTCATCTCAGAAAACATTGGCGTCGGTTGGGGAAACTGCATCATCGTCCGGCATGCGTATCGGGATGAGACCGGGAAGATTGCCATGGTGGACAGCCTGTACGCGCATTTGCATCAGCGGATGGTGAAAGTGGGTCAGACGGTGGAGAAAGGCCAGCTCGTGGGCACCATGGGCGGCAACAACGGCATGTATCTGGTGCATTTGCACTTCGAAATGCGCAAGAACCTGCGCATCGGCATGAACCGCAGCCAGTTCGCCCGGGACAACAGCAATTACTACAGCCCGACGGACTTCATCAACAAACACCGTGTGCTGCCGACGAGCTTTCAGAAGTATCCCATTCCGCTCGGCATCTTTGCCCCCTATGGACGCTCCCTGGCGGATGCCCGCAGCGATGGTGGTGAAACGGCGGTGAAGGTGCCTACGCTACCATCAACCCAGCGCAATCTGCCAGATACCGGCCCCTCCGCAGATGATGAAGATTTTTGGTCCAAGCTACGCACCCGTCTGAAGCAGGGGAAAATGACGGAAGGTGTGGATCCCCCGCCTTGA
- the secG gene encoding preprotein translocase subunit SecG: protein MDILIGILTVVEVLVCLLLILIVLMQRPRQEGLGASFGDGMMSQIAGAQTTNVLQKFTVYLAVALFILTLSLAMLVSRKQAQKVGTRIFDAPPPPAAPAAIPAATTTPEATPAGAAAPVAPAAEAPKPAEPAKPAAGEAKATEPGVPTKPLIDAAKETAPAPATEAPKPAAPAEAPKPAEPAPAPVEAPKPAEPAPTAPAPAAPAAPQP from the coding sequence ATGGACATTTTGATTGGCATTCTGACAGTGGTCGAGGTTCTCGTCTGCCTCCTCCTCATTCTCATCGTTCTCATGCAGCGCCCGCGGCAGGAGGGCCTTGGAGCTTCTTTTGGTGACGGGATGATGTCCCAGATCGCCGGGGCGCAGACCACCAATGTCCTGCAGAAGTTCACGGTGTATCTGGCTGTGGCCCTTTTTATTCTGACGCTGAGCCTGGCTATGCTGGTTTCCCGCAAGCAGGCACAGAAAGTCGGCACCCGTATTTTTGACGCGCCTCCGCCACCTGCTGCCCCGGCTGCGATTCCAGCCGCCACGACGACCCCTGAAGCAACACCTGCAGGTGCCGCTGCACCAGTGGCTCCTGCAGCTGAAGCACCGAAGCCTGCTGAACCCGCCAAGCCTGCCGCCGGTGAGGCAAAAGCCACAGAGCCTGGTGTGCCGACCAAGCCACTCATTGATGCCGCCAAGGAGACAGCCCCAGCCCCTGCAACTGAAGCGCCCAAGCCCGCCGCCCCTGCTGAGGCACCGAAGCCTGCTGAGCCAGCTCCTGCCCCTGTGGAAGCTCCTAAACCTGCCGAGCCAGCTCCGACTGCACCGGCCCCTGCAGCGCCTGCTGCTCCGCAACCCTAA
- a CDS encoding ribonucleotide-diphosphate reductase subunit beta codes for MDKIYKIGSREFKLDQDKAEEAFAAKKVINGRQTMTFNLLPLKYQWAYDLYRIMKANHWEPEDIQMQKDVEQWRSHEISQNERWIIMMGIGYFSAAEGIVGDNVQHVVRELVTAPELKLVLGRHAHEENIHADSLLYMISSLGINPHECEAMFEQIPTIVKKNEFVTKHSNNLRRDLDLTKLENKQLLAKNIFVFGQCMEGTQFYGLFGMILSLYRQNKFPGIGQMFRYTLRDESNHIEVFRNLFMDLIEENPDIWTAEFRQDLVETMREAVSLEKEFIRDCLPVNAVGLSSAEFELYTDFIADRRLAGCGLPALNPGVTNPLPWLAEMMDVRKEQNFFEGKVTDYQKSSSLAACSDDDL; via the coding sequence ATGGATAAAATCTACAAGATTGGCTCTCGCGAGTTTAAACTGGACCAGGACAAAGCCGAAGAAGCTTTCGCTGCCAAAAAAGTCATCAATGGCCGCCAGACCATGACTTTCAATCTTCTGCCCCTCAAATATCAGTGGGCGTATGATCTTTATCGCATCATGAAGGCTAACCATTGGGAGCCTGAAGATATCCAGATGCAGAAAGATGTGGAGCAATGGCGCTCCCACGAAATCTCCCAAAACGAGCGCTGGATCATCATGATGGGCATCGGTTACTTCAGCGCCGCTGAGGGAATTGTGGGTGACAACGTCCAGCACGTCGTCCGGGAGCTCGTCACCGCACCGGAGCTGAAGCTCGTGCTCGGCCGTCATGCGCATGAGGAAAACATCCACGCGGACTCCCTTTTGTACATGATTTCCAGCCTGGGCATCAACCCGCATGAGTGCGAGGCCATGTTCGAGCAGATCCCCACGATCGTGAAGAAAAACGAGTTCGTGACGAAGCATTCTAACAATCTGCGTCGCGACCTGGACCTCACCAAACTGGAGAACAAGCAGCTCCTGGCCAAAAACATCTTCGTCTTCGGCCAGTGCATGGAGGGTACCCAGTTCTACGGCCTCTTCGGCATGATCCTCAGCCTCTACCGCCAGAACAAGTTCCCCGGCATCGGACAGATGTTCCGTTATACCCTGCGCGATGAGTCCAACCACATCGAAGTTTTCCGCAACCTGTTCATGGACCTCATTGAGGAAAACCCGGACATCTGGACCGCCGAGTTCCGTCAGGACCTCGTCGAAACCATGCGCGAGGCCGTCTCCCTGGAAAAAGAATTCATCCGCGACTGCCTGCCCGTGAACGCCGTCGGCCTAAGCTCCGCCGAATTTGAGCTTTATACAGACTTCATCGCCGACCGCCGCCTCGCCGGCTGCGGCCTCCCTGCCCTGAACCCCGGCGTCACCAATCCCCTGCCCTGGCTGGCGGAGATGATGGACGTCCGCAAGGAGCAGAACTTCTTCGAAGGAAAAGTCACGGACTATCAGAAGTCCTCCTCCCTCGCCGCCTGCTCAGACGACGACCTGTAA
- a CDS encoding ribonucleoside-diphosphate reductase subunit alpha: MIKNLLHEDKELKRVAHTPKDQKPRFEWSALTVGVADSSASAIKVQVGGDERDFDMGEIADTVGSALADLFMARQKEGDIYNEKNQQLVQTISRAVADELQQRTVQLADGAGSAGILSGKDIYHCIERALVRHNAHDVARSLAERRKRTEYDSIADNNLPQPLIVSTKVIRRSGQLVPWNHNKIEIAVRKAFLSMEMDSSPAVQVAESVSRFVAEEGKQFMHIEDVQNIVEEELMKQGFFKVARAYIQYRALRSKMRETDEEIAESLSQADHDQQALIVVRASPTETFFWDGQDLKKRIDFAMLGLDLCLTRNEIEMELRRSLNSDITLDHLRQTVILNAKTLMQKDADFAKFAARIRLSYIYEEVLGWDIVKDGIEALRDFHRRAFRRNLARGVEIDRISPRLLEFDLDKLAEALEPTADMDFDFLGIQTLYDRYLIVDKKIKPSKRLEAPQLFWMRVAMGLCIQEKDNPEDKIIALYKLYKGRRFCSSTPTLFNSGTLHSQLSSCYLYKVDDSIESIMIRGIAENAFLSKWAGGLGGSWTSVRGTGGYIKGTNGESQGVIPFLKLHNDQLIAVNQGGKRRGSGCAYLEVWHNDIEDFLQLRVNTGDERRRTHDLNTANWIPDLFMKRMESRGTWTLFRANEVADLHELYGSAFEKRYVEYEALAKTGKIFSKEVEALDLWKKMLKSIFETGHPWITFKDPCNVRSPQDHVGVIHSSNLCTEITLNTSADETAVCNLGSVLIDNHLDDAGNIDHAKLRETIRTAVRMLDNVIDINFYPTVAAKTSNERHRPIGLGVMGLQYALYRKGIPFASKEAVEFNDEFMEAVAYYAYEASSDVATEKGTYSSYKGSKWDRGLLPQDTVDLLEKERGMEIDVPRGGKMDWTTLRAKIAKHGMRNSNVLAIAPTATISNIMGSSPCIEPLMSNMLVKSNLSGDFMLLNPYLIRDLKKRGLWTPEVQNKLKYMDGEIEGIEEIPVDLKRRYATAFSIDWSWLIDSAARRQKWIDQSQSVNLFCGESDMRTLSHMYRGAWKKGLKTTYYLRTRSASNIEKADVEVKKEMRGIVGQDPTKAAAYTEEQIQACSIEAMRNGGTCEACQ, from the coding sequence ATGATCAAGAACCTGCTCCACGAAGACAAGGAACTCAAAAGGGTCGCCCACACTCCTAAAGACCAAAAGCCGCGCTTCGAATGGAGCGCGCTGACCGTCGGTGTGGCTGATTCCTCCGCCTCCGCCATCAAGGTGCAGGTCGGTGGGGATGAGCGTGACTTTGATATGGGTGAAATCGCCGATACCGTCGGCAGCGCCCTGGCGGATCTCTTCATGGCCCGCCAAAAGGAAGGGGACATCTACAACGAGAAGAACCAGCAGCTCGTGCAGACCATCTCCCGCGCTGTCGCGGATGAGTTGCAGCAGCGCACCGTCCAGCTTGCCGATGGAGCCGGCAGCGCGGGCATCCTCAGTGGAAAAGACATCTATCATTGCATCGAGCGCGCCCTCGTCCGCCACAATGCCCACGACGTGGCCCGCAGTCTGGCGGAGCGCCGCAAACGTACAGAGTACGACAGCATCGCCGATAACAACCTGCCGCAGCCTCTCATCGTGAGCACCAAAGTCATCCGCCGCAGCGGCCAGCTCGTGCCTTGGAATCATAACAAGATCGAGATCGCCGTGCGCAAAGCCTTCCTCTCCATGGAGATGGATTCCTCCCCCGCCGTGCAGGTGGCCGAATCCGTCAGCCGTTTCGTCGCGGAAGAAGGCAAGCAGTTCATGCACATCGAAGACGTGCAGAACATCGTTGAGGAGGAGCTCATGAAGCAGGGCTTCTTCAAGGTCGCCCGCGCCTACATCCAGTATCGTGCCCTCCGCTCCAAAATGCGCGAGACGGACGAGGAAATCGCCGAAAGCCTCAGCCAGGCAGACCATGACCAGCAGGCCCTCATCGTCGTCCGCGCCAGCCCCACGGAGACTTTCTTCTGGGACGGCCAGGACCTCAAAAAGCGCATCGACTTCGCCATGCTCGGCCTGGATCTCTGCCTCACCCGCAACGAGATCGAAATGGAGCTGCGCCGCTCCCTGAATTCCGACATCACCCTGGATCACCTCCGGCAGACCGTCATCCTCAATGCCAAGACCCTGATGCAAAAGGACGCGGACTTCGCCAAGTTCGCCGCCCGTATCCGCCTCAGCTACATCTATGAAGAAGTGCTCGGCTGGGACATCGTCAAAGATGGCATCGAGGCCCTGCGCGATTTCCACCGCCGCGCCTTCCGCCGCAATCTGGCCCGTGGCGTCGAGATCGACCGCATCAGCCCCCGCTTGCTCGAGTTCGACCTCGACAAGTTGGCCGAAGCTCTCGAGCCCACTGCCGATATGGACTTCGACTTCCTCGGCATCCAGACCCTCTATGACCGTTATCTGATCGTCGATAAAAAGATCAAGCCCAGCAAGCGCCTGGAGGCACCCCAGCTCTTCTGGATGCGTGTGGCCATGGGCCTCTGCATTCAGGAAAAGGACAACCCGGAGGACAAAATCATCGCCCTGTACAAACTGTACAAAGGCCGCCGCTTCTGCTCCAGCACGCCTACCCTTTTCAACAGCGGCACCCTGCACAGCCAGCTCAGCTCCTGCTACCTCTACAAGGTGGATGACAGCATCGAGTCCATCATGATCCGTGGCATCGCGGAAAACGCCTTCCTTTCCAAATGGGCGGGTGGTCTCGGCGGCTCCTGGACCAGCGTGCGCGGCACCGGCGGTTACATCAAAGGCACCAATGGTGAAAGCCAGGGCGTCATCCCCTTCCTGAAGCTGCACAATGACCAGCTCATCGCCGTGAACCAGGGCGGCAAGCGTCGCGGCTCCGGCTGCGCCTACCTGGAAGTGTGGCATAACGACATCGAGGACTTCCTCCAGCTCCGCGTGAATACGGGCGACGAACGCCGCCGCACGCATGACCTCAACACCGCCAACTGGATCCCGGACCTCTTCATGAAGCGCATGGAGTCCCGTGGCACCTGGACCCTCTTCCGTGCCAATGAAGTGGCAGACCTGCACGAGCTCTACGGCTCCGCCTTTGAAAAACGTTACGTCGAATACGAAGCCCTGGCCAAAACGGGCAAGATCTTCTCCAAAGAAGTCGAAGCCCTCGACCTGTGGAAAAAGATGCTCAAGTCCATCTTCGAAACCGGCCACCCCTGGATCACCTTCAAGGATCCTTGCAACGTTCGCAGCCCGCAGGACCACGTCGGCGTCATCCACAGCAGCAACCTCTGCACGGAAATCACGCTGAACACCAGCGCGGATGAAACTGCCGTCTGTAACCTCGGCTCCGTCCTCATCGACAACCACCTGGACGATGCCGGTAACATCGACCACGCCAAACTGCGCGAGACCATCCGCACCGCCGTGCGCATGCTGGACAACGTCATCGACATCAATTTCTACCCCACCGTCGCCGCCAAGACCTCCAACGAGCGTCACCGCCCCATCGGCCTCGGCGTCATGGGCCTACAATACGCCCTCTACCGCAAAGGCATCCCCTTCGCCTCCAAGGAAGCCGTCGAATTCAACGATGAATTCATGGAAGCCGTCGCCTACTACGCCTATGAGGCCAGCAGCGACGTCGCCACAGAAAAAGGCACCTACTCCTCCTATAAAGGCAGCAAGTGGGATCGCGGCCTCCTCCCCCAGGACACCGTGGACCTCCTGGAAAAGGAGCGCGGCATGGAAATCGACGTCCCCCGTGGTGGTAAAATGGACTGGACCACCCTGCGCGCCAAGATCGCCAAGCACGGCATGCGCAACAGCAACGTCCTCGCCATCGCCCCCACGGCCACCATTTCAAACATCATGGGCTCCAGCCCCTGCATCGAGCCGCTCATGAGCAACATGCTCGTGAAGTCCAATCTCAGCGGCGACTTCATGCTGCTGAACCCCTACCTGATCCGCGACCTCAAAAAACGCGGCCTGTGGACCCCCGAGGTGCAGAACAAGCTGAAGTACATGGACGGCGAAATCGAAGGCATCGAGGAAATCCCCGTGGACCTCAAGCGCCGCTACGCCACCGCCTTCAGCATCGACTGGAGCTGGCTCATCGACTCGGCCGCCCGCCGCCAGAAATGGATCGACCAGTCCCAGTCCGTGAACCTCTTCTGTGGCGAGAGCGACATGCGCACCCTCTCCCACATGTATCGCGGAGCCTGGAAAAAAGGCCTCAAAACCACCTACTATCTCCGCACCCGCTCCGCCTCCAACATCGAAAAAGCCGATGTCGAAGTGAAGAAGGAAATGCGCGGCATCGTCGGCCAAGACCCCACCAAAGCTGCGGCTTACACCGAAGAGCAGATTCAGGCCTGCTCGATTGAGGCGATGCGGAACGGCGGGACTTGTGAGGCTTGTCAGTGA
- a CDS encoding IS5 family transposase, which produces MDSHGGKNLCMIDSTHIKVHRDGVNPAGGKEKQVMKRTKDGLNTKLHTAVDGRCQPQSLILTAGSEADVVHAPALLESVEARKVLMDKVYDSDALLEIIASKGMKACTPPRSNRVAPVAYDKELYKKRHCVENFFEKIKRMRRISTRYDKTDVSFMAFVLLSICTLSLRNQF; this is translated from the coding sequence ATGGACTCGCATGGGGGCAAAAACCTTTGCATGATTGACTCCACGCACATCAAGGTTCATCGCGATGGGGTCAACCCCGCCGGAGGCAAGGAAAAGCAGGTCATGAAACGTACAAAGGACGGACTCAACACGAAGTTGCACACTGCCGTGGACGGACGCTGCCAGCCACAGTCATTGATCCTGACAGCGGGAAGTGAGGCCGATGTCGTGCATGCACCTGCGTTGCTGGAATCGGTGGAGGCCAGAAAGGTTCTCATGGACAAGGTTTATGACAGCGATGCATTGCTCGAGATCATTGCAAGCAAGGGCATGAAAGCCTGCACTCCGCCGCGCAGCAATCGGGTGGCCCCGGTGGCTTACGATAAGGAGCTTTACAAGAAAAGGCACTGCGTGGAGAACTTCTTTGAGAAGATCAAAAGGATGCGCCGCATCTCCACGCGTTATGACAAAACCGATGTCTCCTTCATGGCCTTTGTGCTTCTTAGCATCTGCACTTTATCCCTCAGGAACCAATTTTAA
- a CDS encoding toll/interleukin-1 receptor domain-containing protein, whose product MKTLWLTYSWKDDEDQVSFIQQELERKGLKVKRDKWTLVAGQRLWEQIEHHISNKEESDGWAIYLTANSLMSQPCKEELSYALDQALNRRGQIYPLIGISDGNVDSQVIPKSIATRLYVSLKDAVWAERVISGMEGISVGDNSREIAPYFMKYYAVDPTKFGRRYAIEVRPRCGNWVPYFVGVRAGMRERLNPYCAHGLANQPPDTSFDISPYEQLDDSRQWWVMGSQNEISWGHAAWLFVNELPGELIFGSKTDKSQQFSIKRMPGMM is encoded by the coding sequence ATGAAAACACTTTGGCTCACTTACTCATGGAAAGACGATGAAGATCAAGTGAGCTTTATCCAGCAAGAGTTAGAGCGCAAAGGACTCAAAGTGAAGCGTGACAAGTGGACACTTGTTGCAGGGCAAAGGCTTTGGGAGCAAATCGAACATCATATTTCAAATAAAGAAGAGTCGGACGGATGGGCAATTTATTTGACGGCCAACAGTTTGATGAGTCAACCCTGCAAAGAAGAGTTGTCTTATGCACTTGATCAAGCACTGAATCGCCGAGGTCAGATATATCCACTAATAGGGATTAGTGATGGCAATGTGGATTCTCAGGTAATTCCAAAATCGATTGCGACTAGATTATACGTATCGCTCAAAGACGCAGTCTGGGCAGAACGCGTTATCTCTGGCATGGAGGGAATATCGGTGGGGGATAATTCTCGCGAAATTGCCCCATATTTTATGAAATATTATGCCGTTGACCCTACTAAATTTGGTAGGCGCTACGCCATAGAAGTTCGTCCTCGTTGTGGAAATTGGGTTCCATACTTTGTAGGTGTTCGAGCTGGAATGCGAGAAAGGCTCAATCCCTACTGTGCACATGGTTTAGCAAATCAACCTCCCGACACTTCTTTTGATATTTCGCCATATGAACAACTTGATGATTCACGCCAATGGTGGGTAATGGGCTCACAAAACGAAATTTCGTGGGGACATGCGGCGTGGCTTTTTGTTAACGAATTGCCTGGCGAGCTTATCTTCGGATCGAAGACGGATAAGTCACAGCAGTTTTCGATAAAAAGGATGCCGGGCATGATGTGA